A single Tuberibacillus sp. Marseille-P3662 DNA region contains:
- the gndA gene encoding NADP-dependent phosphogluconate dehydrogenase has translation MSKQQIGVIGLAVMGRNLALNIESRGYSVAVYNRSSEKTETMLEEAQGKQVVGTYSIKELVDSLEKPRKILLMVKAGKATDATIEQLLPHLDQGDILIDGGNTYFENTRRRNQDLAEKGIHFIGTGVSGGEEGALNGPSIMPGGQKEAFDKVEPILKDIAAKVDGEPCTTYIGPDGAGHYVKMVHNGIEYGDMQLISEAYYVLKHVLGLSTEEMAQVFSDWNQGELDSYLIEITADIFTKYDDKTGQPMVDVILDTAGQKGTGKWTSQDALGLGVPLPIITESVFSRFISALKEERTAASKVLSGPDVEPFNGDKDDLIEAVRKALYMSKIVSYAQGFAQMKAASEEYDWNLEYGNIAMIFRGGCIIRAGFLQKIKEAYDRDPNLNNLLLDDYFKSIVESYQGALRKVNAVAMERGIPVPGFSSALAYYDSYRSERLPANLLQAQRDYFGAHTYQRVDQEGTFHTDWINK, from the coding sequence ATGTCAAAACAACAAATCGGCGTTATTGGACTTGCTGTGATGGGTCGTAATCTTGCACTCAATATAGAAAGCCGCGGCTATTCTGTTGCCGTATATAATCGATCGTCCGAGAAGACCGAAACCATGCTTGAAGAGGCCCAAGGCAAGCAAGTGGTCGGTACATATTCAATTAAAGAGCTTGTTGATTCTTTGGAAAAACCAAGAAAAATATTGTTGATGGTTAAAGCCGGAAAGGCCACTGATGCGACCATTGAGCAACTGCTCCCCCACCTTGATCAAGGGGATATCCTAATTGATGGCGGGAATACTTATTTTGAAAATACGCGTCGTCGTAATCAAGATTTGGCTGAAAAGGGCATTCACTTCATCGGCACCGGGGTCTCCGGCGGTGAAGAAGGTGCGCTGAATGGCCCGTCCATTATGCCTGGGGGCCAAAAAGAAGCGTTTGACAAAGTTGAACCCATCCTTAAAGACATCGCCGCTAAAGTCGACGGTGAGCCCTGTACGACTTATATTGGTCCCGATGGTGCTGGACACTACGTTAAAATGGTGCATAATGGCATTGAATACGGCGATATGCAGCTCATTTCAGAAGCCTATTATGTATTAAAACATGTGCTGGGGCTCTCAACTGAAGAAATGGCACAAGTTTTTTCCGATTGGAATCAAGGTGAGCTTGACAGTTATTTAATCGAGATCACCGCTGATATTTTCACCAAATATGATGATAAAACCGGACAACCAATGGTCGACGTGATTCTTGATACAGCTGGACAAAAAGGCACAGGTAAATGGACAAGCCAGGATGCTCTTGGTCTAGGTGTGCCCCTTCCGATTATCACAGAATCCGTCTTTTCCCGATTCATTTCCGCTTTAAAAGAAGAACGAACAGCAGCCAGCAAAGTCTTAAGCGGACCGGATGTTGAACCATTCAACGGTGATAAAGATGACTTAATTGAAGCCGTGCGCAAAGCCTTGTATATGAGTAAAATTGTTTCATATGCCCAAGGGTTTGCCCAAATGAAGGCTGCTTCAGAAGAATATGACTGGAACCTTGAATACGGCAATATTGCGATGATCTTCCGCGGCGGCTGTATTATCCGTGCCGGATTCCTACAAAAAATTAAGGAAGCCTATGATCGCGATCCGAACTTGAACAACTTGCTTTTGGATGATTACTTTAAATCCATTGTTGAAAGTTATCAAGGGGCTTTGCGCAAAGTCAACGCTGTCGCCATGGAACGTGGCATCCCCGTTCCCGGCTTCTCTAGCGCCCTAGCTTATTATGACAGCTATCGTTCTGAGCGGCTGCCTGCTAACCTATTGCAAGCGCAACGTGACTACTTCGGTGCGCACACTTATCAACGCGTCGATCAAGAAGGCACATTCCACACGGATTGGATTAACAAATAA
- a CDS encoding GntR family transcriptional regulator, with protein MTNDFNPSRPIYLQIADRIIRQILRRELNPGDKLPSVRDMAVESGVNPNTVQRTYRELEVMRAVEFKRGQGTFVTEDHTALSDLRKQLKHEEISTFIQHMTEMGYTEQETIEGVRDYLQTKGESQDD; from the coding sequence ATGACCAACGATTTCAATCCATCAAGACCGATTTACCTACAAATTGCTGACCGCATCATCCGGCAAATTCTAAGGCGTGAACTGAATCCCGGGGATAAACTGCCCTCCGTTCGGGATATGGCCGTTGAATCAGGGGTCAATCCTAATACCGTTCAACGAACCTACCGTGAATTAGAAGTCATGCGTGCCGTTGAATTCAAACGCGGTCAAGGAACCTTTGTGACTGAGGATCACACAGCATTAAGTGACCTTCGCAAGCAACTAAAACACGAAGAAATATCAACCTTTATTCAGCACATGACAGAGATGGGTTATACCGAACAAGAGACGATTGAAGGCGTTCGCGACTATTTGCAAACGAAAGGAGAGTCCCAAGATGATTGA
- a CDS encoding ABC transporter ATP-binding protein, producing MIEFDHVTKKYLSSLALDDISFQLKPGKITGLVGANGSGKSTTLKLIAGLIHPTKGDITIDGEPAHRRLATKVAYLSELDATYDFFTIRNMLQYYSQLFPDFDWDKAQAILDFMDLSNERKIKHLSKGNRGRLKIVLTLARDVPIILMDEPLSGLDPMVRDAIVKGLISFIDLDKQLVLITTHEIREIEALLDEVMVVKDGQLLGRQDVETLRVEKNMSIVDWMKHVYQ from the coding sequence ATGATTGAATTTGACCATGTGACAAAAAAATATCTGTCGTCATTAGCATTAGACGACATTTCATTTCAATTGAAACCAGGTAAAATTACCGGTCTCGTTGGTGCGAACGGCAGTGGCAAATCCACGACATTAAAACTGATTGCCGGCCTTATCCATCCAACAAAAGGTGATATTACGATTGACGGCGAACCTGCCCACCGGCGTTTAGCAACAAAAGTAGCCTATTTATCCGAACTTGACGCCACTTACGACTTTTTCACCATTAGAAATATGTTACAATATTACAGTCAGCTTTTTCCCGACTTTGATTGGGATAAAGCGCAAGCCATCCTTGATTTTATGGATTTATCTAATGAAAGAAAAATTAAACATCTCTCAAAAGGAAACCGTGGGCGCCTCAAAATCGTTTTAACCTTAGCACGGGACGTTCCAATCATACTCATGGATGAACCCTTGTCCGGTTTGGATCCTATGGTTCGTGACGCCATCGTTAAGGGACTCATTTCGTTCATTGACTTGGACAAACAACTTGTTTTGATCACAACTCACGAAATTAGGGAGATTGAAGCTCTTTTAGATGAAGTGATGGTTGTCAAAGATGGCCAGCTGCTCGGCAGACAAGATGTTGAGACTTTAAGAGTCGAAAAAAATATGAGTATCGTTGATTGGATGAAACACGTCTATCAATAA
- a CDS encoding ABC transporter ATP-binding protein — translation MAEPVIQLENVKKNIGGKTIIHGLSFDIYPGEVFGFLGPNGAGKTTTIRMMVGLMKLTEGDVIIKGKSIKTNFQDAISQVGGIVENPEMYKFLSGWKNLVHYARMVPGVTKERMKEVVQLVGLEKRINEKVGKYSLGMRQRLGLAQALLHKPSVLILDEPTNGLDPAGIREIRNYIRRLAQEEGLSVIVSSHLLSEMELMCDRIGILQNGKLIGVQAMNDFVNDETTVQVRLSLEPDEQAKTILEQELDLTVQVEDDAFTIHTERERIPDIVKQLVDNDIKVFGVNVTSGTLEDRFLEVTGGEGIE, via the coding sequence ATGGCTGAACCCGTTATTCAACTCGAGAATGTCAAGAAAAATATCGGCGGAAAGACGATTATCCATGGTCTGAGTTTCGATATTTATCCAGGCGAAGTCTTTGGCTTCTTAGGACCGAACGGCGCCGGTAAAACAACGACGATCCGGATGATGGTCGGATTGATGAAACTTACCGAAGGCGACGTCATTATAAAAGGAAAAAGTATTAAAACAAACTTTCAAGATGCCATCAGTCAAGTCGGTGGAATTGTTGAGAACCCAGAAATGTACAAATTCCTAAGCGGATGGAAAAATCTTGTTCATTACGCCCGAATGGTTCCTGGGGTCACCAAAGAGCGGATGAAGGAAGTCGTTCAATTGGTGGGATTGGAAAAACGTATTAATGAAAAAGTTGGGAAGTACTCGTTAGGTATGCGCCAACGGTTGGGTCTTGCGCAGGCGTTATTACATAAACCTTCCGTATTAATTTTGGATGAACCGACCAATGGTCTGGATCCTGCCGGGATTCGTGAAATTCGTAACTATATTCGCCGCTTAGCTCAAGAAGAAGGATTGTCAGTGATTGTTTCCAGTCACTTGCTTTCGGAAATGGAATTGATGTGTGACCGGATTGGCATTCTCCAAAATGGAAAATTGATCGGTGTTCAAGCAATGAATGATTTCGTTAATGACGAAACAACCGTCCAAGTCCGTTTATCGCTGGAGCCCGATGAACAAGCCAAAACGATTTTGGAACAGGAACTTGACTTAACAGTTCAAGTTGAAGATGACGCCTTTACCATCCATACAGAACGGGAGCGCATTCCAGATATCGTGAAACAACTTGTCGATAATGATATTAAGGTGTTTGGCGTTAACGTGACATCAGGAACATTAGAAGATCGATTCTTGGAAGTGACTGGAGGGGAAGGCATTGAGTAG
- a CDS encoding ABC transporter permease, producing MSSFINLVKNENMKLMLKRSTQIMTALLIVFIIGAALLIKFTSDSPDANDNDQWKQELKEQNQTYQQSMEKNDNVDYKQQIALNEYRIEHDLEPEGNNVWSFVKDMVGLTMIISLFTIIAAAGSVANEFSWGTIKLLLIRPVSRAKILLSKYVSSLLYAVVLILILFVVSFIIGGLFFGFEGLTHPELIYQDGQVDSVNMIGYIFAQYGFKVINLIMMTTFAFMISSIFRNSALAIGLAVFLMLAGNMIMNFLMAFGFDWAKYVLFANTDLSRYYSGSPMFDGMTLTFSIVVLVVYYIIFVALSWWAFTKRDVAA from the coding sequence TTGAGTAGCTTTATCAATCTTGTAAAAAATGAAAACATGAAATTAATGTTGAAACGTTCGACCCAAATTATGACCGCTCTTTTGATTGTCTTTATTATCGGCGCGGCATTGCTGATCAAATTCACAAGCGACAGCCCTGACGCAAATGACAATGACCAATGGAAGCAGGAATTAAAAGAACAAAATCAAACCTATCAACAATCAATGGAAAAAAACGATAATGTTGATTATAAACAACAAATCGCATTAAATGAATACCGAATTGAACATGATTTAGAACCGGAAGGCAATAATGTCTGGTCATTTGTTAAAGATATGGTTGGATTGACGATGATCATAAGTCTGTTCACCATTATTGCCGCTGCGGGCAGTGTCGCCAATGAATTCAGTTGGGGAACGATTAAACTGTTACTGATCCGGCCGGTTTCCCGGGCCAAAATTCTGCTGTCCAAATACGTATCCAGTCTACTGTACGCCGTCGTTCTTATTTTGATCCTTTTCGTTGTATCGTTCATTATCGGTGGTCTATTTTTCGGGTTCGAAGGTTTAACCCATCCCGAATTGATTTACCAAGACGGTCAAGTTGACAGCGTCAATATGATCGGCTACATTTTTGCCCAATATGGCTTCAAAGTCATAAACTTAATCATGATGACCACTTTTGCGTTTATGATTTCTTCGATTTTCCGCAACAGTGCCTTAGCCATTGGTCTAGCCGTGTTCTTAATGTTGGCAGGAAACATGATTATGAACTTTTTGATGGCCTTTGGCTTTGACTGGGCCAAATACGTGCTGTTTGCCAACACAGATTTGAGTAGATACTATTCAGGATCTCCGATGTTTGATGGCATGACCTTAACATTTTCAATCGTCGTATTAGTTGTTTACTATATCATCTTCGTCGCACTCTCTTGGTGGGCCTTTACCAAACGCGACGTTGCAGCTTAA
- a CDS encoding YjiH family protein — MEKLSSYRLGTYLKFIIPSIIGVFLFMIPVQYTDPSTGEDATTIPIAYLADLLKGEIVQSIPYIVTVIITITALMTLLTKLVHPRGIIERPFLNALFNANWFWTAVRILGCIFAIMVAFNIGPEAVTSMATGGLLLDAQEGLLSVLFVVFLFAGLFLPLLLDFGLLDLFGTLMTKIMRPLFTLPGRSAIDCLASWLGDGTIGVLLTNKQYDDGYYTKREAAVIGTTFSVVSITFSIVVLETMDLTSYMLPYYLTIVVAGVVAALIMPRIPPLSRKDNSYSEQQDQSSMSEEIPEGQSVFKFGLLKAAKQSSQTRLTDVAKSGVQNVIDMWFAVMPIVMAIGTGALIIAEETPIFDWLGLPFIPLLELMQIPEAAEASKTILVGFTDMFTPALIGANIESELTRFVIACLSVTQLIYMSEVGGLLLGSKLPIKFRDLVIIFLERTVITLPIIVIMAHIIF; from the coding sequence TTGGAAAAGTTATCGTCGTATCGATTAGGTACTTATCTTAAATTTATTATTCCATCCATCATCGGCGTCTTTTTATTCATGATCCCCGTTCAATATACAGACCCAAGCACGGGGGAAGATGCCACTACCATTCCAATAGCCTATTTGGCTGATTTGCTTAAGGGTGAAATTGTTCAATCGATTCCTTACATTGTCACGGTCATCATTACAATTACAGCCCTTATGACATTACTGACTAAATTAGTCCACCCGAGAGGCATCATAGAGCGGCCATTTTTAAACGCTCTTTTTAACGCTAATTGGTTTTGGACAGCGGTTCGAATCTTAGGCTGTATCTTTGCGATTATGGTTGCCTTTAATATCGGCCCTGAAGCAGTCACATCTATGGCGACCGGCGGCCTCCTTTTAGATGCTCAAGAAGGCTTGCTTTCGGTGCTTTTTGTCGTCTTTTTATTTGCTGGACTGTTCTTGCCATTATTACTTGATTTCGGGTTATTAGATTTGTTTGGTACACTGATGACTAAAATTATGCGACCTTTATTTACCTTACCAGGGCGCTCAGCAATTGATTGTCTGGCTTCATGGCTTGGTGACGGAACCATCGGGGTTTTGTTAACCAATAAACAGTATGATGACGGGTATTACACGAAACGTGAAGCCGCCGTTATCGGTACTACATTCTCTGTGGTGTCCATTACTTTCAGCATCGTCGTCTTAGAAACAATGGATTTAACATCTTATATGCTGCCTTACTATTTAACAATTGTTGTGGCCGGTGTTGTCGCTGCCTTAATCATGCCCCGGATTCCACCATTGTCACGTAAAGATAATTCATATAGTGAACAGCAGGATCAGTCATCTATGAGTGAAGAGATTCCTGAGGGGCAATCGGTATTTAAATTTGGTTTACTCAAGGCCGCGAAACAGTCCAGCCAAACGCGATTGACCGATGTTGCCAAAAGCGGTGTTCAAAACGTGATTGATATGTGGTTCGCCGTGATGCCGATTGTGATGGCGATTGGTACAGGCGCACTCATCATTGCCGAAGAAACACCCATATTTGATTGGCTCGGCCTGCCATTTATTCCGCTTCTAGAATTGATGCAAATTCCTGAAGCGGCAGAAGCGAGTAAAACAATTCTCGTCGGCTTTACAGATATGTTCACCCCTGCTCTAATCGGGGCTAATATTGAAAGTGAACTGACTCGATTTGTGATTGCTTGTTTGTCAGTGACGCAGCTCATTTATATGTCGGAAGTTGGCGGTCTTCTGCTCGGTTCCAAATTGCCGATCAAATTCAGAGACCTTGTTATTATATTTCTTGAGCGAACGGTCATTACATTGCCGATCATCGTGATCATGGCCCATATTATTTTCTAA
- the ptsG gene encoding glucose-specific PTS transporter subunit IIBC encodes MFKQLFGVLQRIGRSLMLPVAILPAAGLLLGIGTALSEEQTLAVIPALKADWVQLLATVLESSGDIVFSNLALLFAVGVAIGLADGAGSAGLASIVGYLIFNVAMGAFKGIEASDIEGSKAFTEVLGIPTVQTGVFGGIIIGVLAAVLYNRFHNIELPQYLGFFQGKRFVPIVTAFSAFIVAGLMIVIWPPIQGGLNAFSHFMLDQNRTLAAFIFGVIERSLIPFGLHHIFYSPFWFEFGTYVSKSGEVVHGDQAIFMKQIKDNVPLTAGTFMTGKFPFMMFGLPAAALAMYHEAKPQHKVYVAGIMGSGALTAFLTGITEPIEFAFLFVAPLLFAIHCIFAGLSFMVMHILGVKIGMTFSGGLIDYLLFGVLPNQTDWWLVIPVGLALAVVYYFGFRFAIRKFNLKTPGREDDEDESGEHTTVEGAELPRKVLAGLGGSDNITHLDACITRLRVSVADKGEVSKDELKNLGASGVLEVGNNVQAIFGPKSETLKGQIQEIMAGKTPSEAPQTPSNDHEAAATVEADSTLDNLAAPVKGTIIPLSEVPDQVFSQKMMGDGFAVKPEGGSIVAPVDAQVVNVFPTKHAIGLQTANGREILIHVGLDTVQLNGEGFTEKVKEGAEVKAGDVLLEVDWSYLEQNAPSTITPVIMTNLGEQEQLSLDKQGYVGELEKDIIHIK; translated from the coding sequence GTGTTTAAACAACTCTTTGGCGTATTACAACGCATTGGTCGTTCGCTCATGCTACCGGTCGCGATACTGCCGGCAGCCGGACTGCTTCTTGGCATTGGAACGGCGTTAAGTGAAGAGCAAACTTTGGCAGTCATTCCCGCTTTGAAAGCGGATTGGGTTCAACTATTGGCAACAGTACTTGAGTCATCTGGTGATATTGTCTTTTCCAACTTAGCTTTATTATTTGCGGTTGGTGTGGCCATTGGTCTTGCGGATGGAGCAGGCAGTGCCGGTCTAGCCTCAATAGTTGGCTATCTTATCTTTAACGTTGCCATGGGTGCATTCAAAGGTATTGAAGCCAGTGATATTGAAGGCTCAAAAGCATTTACTGAAGTGTTAGGAATTCCTACCGTGCAAACAGGTGTATTCGGCGGAATTATTATCGGTGTGCTTGCAGCGGTGCTCTACAATCGATTTCATAATATTGAGTTGCCGCAATATCTAGGATTTTTCCAAGGTAAACGGTTTGTGCCGATTGTGACGGCCTTCTCAGCTTTTATTGTAGCTGGTCTTATGATCGTCATTTGGCCACCTATTCAGGGTGGGCTGAATGCTTTCTCGCATTTTATGCTTGATCAAAACCGTACATTGGCAGCCTTTATTTTCGGCGTAATTGAACGTTCATTAATTCCATTTGGTCTACACCACATTTTCTACTCGCCATTTTGGTTTGAATTTGGAACCTATGTTTCCAAAAGTGGGGAAGTGGTTCATGGTGACCAAGCGATTTTTATGAAACAAATTAAAGACAATGTGCCATTAACAGCTGGAACATTTATGACAGGCAAGTTTCCGTTTATGATGTTCGGTCTTCCGGCAGCAGCATTGGCGATGTATCACGAAGCAAAGCCACAGCATAAAGTTTATGTTGCTGGTATTATGGGTTCAGGTGCGTTAACGGCATTCTTAACAGGAATTACAGAACCCATTGAATTTGCCTTTTTGTTTGTAGCTCCATTATTGTTCGCGATTCACTGTATTTTTGCAGGATTATCATTTATGGTGATGCATATTCTAGGTGTTAAAATTGGGATGACGTTCTCCGGTGGATTGATTGACTATCTTCTATTCGGGGTATTGCCTAACCAGACAGATTGGTGGCTCGTGATTCCGGTGGGACTTGCTTTAGCTGTTGTTTATTACTTTGGTTTCCGGTTTGCGATCCGCAAGTTTAATCTCAAAACCCCGGGACGCGAAGATGATGAGGACGAGAGTGGTGAACACACCACTGTCGAAGGTGCTGAACTTCCGAGAAAAGTGCTCGCTGGTTTAGGTGGTTCAGACAATATTACACATCTGGATGCTTGTATTACACGTCTGCGTGTCAGTGTGGCTGACAAAGGTGAAGTCAGTAAGGATGAGCTAAAGAATCTTGGAGCTTCTGGCGTTCTTGAAGTGGGTAACAATGTTCAGGCGATTTTCGGTCCAAAATCCGAGACCTTAAAGGGGCAAATTCAAGAAATTATGGCTGGGAAGACACCGTCTGAAGCACCGCAGACACCTTCTAATGATCACGAAGCTGCTGCGACGGTGGAAGCTGATTCAACATTGGACAACCTTGCTGCACCGGTTAAAGGAACGATTATACCGTTATCTGAAGTCCCAGACCAAGTTTTCTCACAGAAGATGATGGGGGACGGCTTTGCAGTCAAACCTGAGGGAGGATCAATTGTGGCGCCCGTCGATGCACAAGTCGTTAATGTGTTCCCGACGAAGCATGCGATTGGTTTGCAAACGGCGAACGGCCGCGAAATTCTCATCCACGTCGGCCTTGATACGGTTCAACTGAACGGTGAAGGGTTTACTGAAAAGGTCAAAGAGGGTGCCGAAGTTAAAGCCGGCGATGTGCTGCTTGAAGTGGATTGGAGCTATCTTGAACAGAACGCGCCATCGACCATTACGCCCGTGATCATGACGAACTTAGGTGAACAAGAACAACTATCATTAGACAAGCAAGGTTATGTGGGTGAGCTTGAAAAAGATATTATTCACATTAAATAA
- the glcT gene encoding glucose PTS transporter transcription antiterminator GlcT, whose amino-acid sequence MAIHYEITKILNNNVLIADRGDDDEVVLIGKGLGFGKKAGQAIATDHIEKVFVLESPDEQEQYKQIIANVDEPLIALMHDIIDDIETMSGSSLNEHIHVALTDHIAFAVKRLQQGLPITNPFLHETKALYPDEYKIARHVTSMIEMRLGLNLPEGETGFIALHIHSALTETNLQELNRYSQLISRLLQIVEDELGIAIDTNSTHYLRFIRHLRYTLERVKKGEQLHESDLMKNLLKAQYPLCYNLAWKMIKIMQQELHQTIDEAEAVYLTLHLQRFTTKNE is encoded by the coding sequence ATGGCAATTCATTATGAAATAACCAAGATTCTCAATAATAATGTGCTGATCGCTGACAGAGGGGACGATGATGAAGTGGTCTTGATTGGTAAAGGGCTTGGATTTGGAAAGAAAGCTGGACAAGCCATTGCCACTGACCATATAGAAAAAGTCTTTGTCTTAGAAAGTCCGGATGAACAAGAGCAATATAAACAAATTATTGCTAATGTTGATGAGCCGTTAATTGCTTTGATGCACGATATTATTGATGATATTGAGACAATGTCAGGTTCATCTTTGAACGAACATATCCATGTTGCTTTGACCGATCATATTGCTTTTGCTGTTAAACGCTTGCAGCAAGGGCTGCCGATCACAAACCCATTTCTCCATGAAACTAAGGCTTTATATCCCGATGAATATAAAATAGCACGTCATGTGACAAGCATGATTGAAATGCGGTTGGGGTTGAATCTTCCGGAAGGAGAAACGGGATTTATCGCCTTACATATTCATAGTGCGTTAACAGAAACCAATCTTCAAGAACTGAACCGTTATTCTCAGTTAATTAGCCGACTTTTACAAATTGTTGAAGATGAACTAGGCATTGCTATAGATACAAACAGTACCCACTATTTAAGATTCATTCGACATCTCAGATACACGTTAGAAAGGGTAAAAAAGGGAGAGCAGTTACATGAATCAGATCTTATGAAAAATTTATTGAAAGCGCAATACCCTTTGTGTTATAATCTAGCATGGAAAATGATTAAAATCATGCAACAAGAACTTCATCAGACCATTGATGAGGCAGAAGCCGTCTATTTAACACTTCATTTGCAAAGGTTTACAACCAAAAACGAGTAA
- a CDS encoding SDR family oxidoreductase: protein MYPEMPYYGEKTKNKKETLTFPPQSQPTLPGQEQEMDPRPIVDNPEYQGSQKLKGKTAIITGGDSGIGKAAAIAFGKEGANVMIAYLNEHQDAEETQKIIRSLGGECLLVPVDLSKTSAAQKVVQQTLNAYSQIDILVNNCATQYPQKSIMDITEQQLELTFKTNIFSYFFMIQAVLPHMKSGASIINTTSITAYKGNKELIDYSATKGAVTTLTRSLSLSLADTGIRVNGVAPGPIWTPLIPGSFTEDNVSTFGNNTPMKRAGQPFELAPAYVYLASDDSAFMNGQVLHINGGDIVNG, encoded by the coding sequence ATGTATCCGGAGATGCCCTATTACGGCGAAAAAACAAAGAACAAAAAAGAAACCTTAACCTTCCCACCCCAGAGTCAACCGACATTGCCAGGTCAAGAACAAGAGATGGACCCTAGACCCATTGTCGATAATCCCGAATATCAAGGTAGTCAGAAACTTAAGGGGAAAACGGCTATCATCACAGGGGGTGACAGCGGTATTGGAAAAGCAGCCGCCATTGCATTTGGCAAGGAAGGCGCAAATGTCATGATCGCTTATTTGAACGAACATCAAGATGCCGAGGAAACTCAAAAAATCATCCGTTCACTGGGTGGAGAGTGCCTTTTAGTGCCTGTGGATCTATCAAAGACCAGCGCAGCGCAAAAAGTCGTGCAACAAACTCTTAACGCCTATTCACAAATTGACATTTTAGTGAATAACTGCGCCACCCAATATCCGCAAAAAAGTATCATGGATATTACCGAACAACAGCTTGAATTAACATTTAAAACGAATATTTTCTCATATTTTTTTATGATTCAAGCGGTTCTACCTCACATGAAATCAGGAGCCTCGATTATTAACACAACGTCGATTACTGCCTATAAAGGCAACAAAGAGTTAATTGATTATTCCGCGACCAAAGGGGCGGTTACCACATTAACCCGGTCATTATCCTTATCGCTTGCAGATACAGGGATTCGTGTTAACGGAGTCGCTCCAGGACCGATTTGGACTCCGCTGATTCCAGGATCGTTCACGGAAGACAATGTATCAACTTTTGGAAATAATACACCGATGAAACGCGCTGGTCAACCGTTTGAATTAGCCCCTGCGTACGTCTATCTAGCATCTGATGATTCTGCTTTTATGAACGGACAGGTTTTACACATTAATGGCGGTGACATTGTCAATGGATAA
- a CDS encoding histidine phosphatase family protein, with product MIRLLLTRHGETEWNANGRMQGRADSPLTDLGYKQAQELARKLNDESIDVIISSPSKRAIQTAELIKGQRDAVIHRDEHFLEMDVGEWEGQTKDEIEALDLERHQLFWEQPHLFKTDQGEDFYHVRERVLPRLKHLIRDFTDQNILIVTHSVVLKILLSYFEQRPLEKLWEGPYIHGTSLSVVDIDEEETNIALYADTSHFSDPISAKD from the coding sequence ATGATACGCTTGCTCTTAACCCGACATGGGGAGACAGAGTGGAATGCCAACGGGCGGATGCAAGGTCGGGCCGACTCACCATTAACAGACCTTGGGTACAAACAAGCCCAAGAACTAGCGAGGAAGTTGAATGATGAATCGATTGATGTGATTATCTCATCACCAAGCAAGCGAGCGATTCAAACAGCTGAACTTATAAAGGGACAACGGGATGCAGTGATCCACCGCGACGAACATTTTCTTGAAATGGATGTTGGCGAGTGGGAAGGTCAGACGAAGGATGAGATCGAGGCATTAGATCTTGAGCGGCATCAGCTGTTTTGGGAGCAGCCCCATTTATTTAAAACGGATCAAGGGGAAGATTTCTACCATGTTCGTGAACGTGTATTACCGCGTTTGAAACATTTGATACGAGATTTTACGGATCAAAATATACTCATTGTTACCCATTCAGTTGTTTTAAAAATATTGTTGAGTTATTTTGAACAGCGTCCTTTAGAAAAATTGTGGGAAGGTCCTTACATACACGGTACAAGTTTGTCCGTGGTTGATATTGATGAAGAGGAAACGAATATTGCTCTATATGCTGATACGTCACATTTTAGTGATCCGATTTCAGCTAAGGATTAA